TGCATCTGGCGACGAGAAAACGACGTCCTTCAACTGGAGCGTGTCCACTTTCGGCCGTGGCTGTACGCCCGCGATCTTGCGGACGTGCAGCACCTCGGTGAGCGCCTGGCTCGGAATGACGACACCGCGCCGCTGAGTGTCCGCGAGCTGCCCGGCCCCCCCGGCAGTCTGCGGTATCTGCTGAGCGCACAGGATGGGAAGCAACTCCGGCAGGCGGTCCTGAATGGCGCGTCCAGACGGCTCGGCCATCGTGTGTCCAGCCTGCACGACCTCTCCAGCTATTACCACGTCGGCGCGGTCGAGCAATACCTGATGTTCTCTGGACGCACGTCTTTCAAGGGTATGACCTTCAATGACCCGCACCGCCTGCAGTTCGATCTGGAAACCACCAGCCTGACCTCCCAGACGGGGCGGATCTTCATGATTGCGGTGCGCGACAACCGGGGCTTCGAGCGCATCCTCGAGGCTCGGCGGGCACTGGAAGAACCCCGGATGATTGAGCAGCTGCTGGAGATCATCCAGGACCGCAATCCGGACATCCTGGAGAACCACAACATCGCGGCCTTCGATCTGCCGTATCTGCTGGGCCGGGCCGAGGTACACGGGCTGACGCTGAATTTCAGCCGCCCGGGTGGGCCGCCGGGCCTATGGCAGGTGCAGGATGGCCGCAGTTCAGCACACTGGGCCTGTGCCGTCCTAGAGATCGTGGATACCATCGACGCTGTTCGTCGCATGGATTTGCCCAGCGCTGGGTTGAAAGCCGTCTCGAAGCTATTCGGCATCGCGCCAGAAGGCCGGGTGTATCTGGAGGGTGATCAGATCGC
The Deinococcus sp. KNUC1210 genome window above contains:
- a CDS encoding 3'-5' exonuclease; translated protein: MLDPLLFGQDPTPGIVSVHADLRGQACIWRRENDVLQLERVHFRPWLYARDLADVQHLGERLARNDDTAPLSVRELPGPPGSLRYLLSAQDGKQLRQAVLNGASRRLGHRVSSLHDLSSYYHVGAVEQYLMFSGRTSFKGMTFNDPHRLQFDLETTSLTSQTGRIFMIAVRDNRGFERILEARRALEEPRMIEQLLEIIQDRNPDILENHNIAAFDLPYLLGRAEVHGLTLNFSRPGGPPGLWQVQDGRSSAHWACAVLEIVDTIDAVRRMDLPSAGLKAVSKLFGIAPEGRVYLEGDQIAATYATQPALVRNYALQDVEEVDALAQRVLSPSFALAQMTPRPYHRLPYAGPAMGILEPMLVRAYLNAGQALPGPQPGAAEPHQGGGLRLYAEGVLPRVVKADVASMYPSVIRVERIQPASDPLGVFLHLMDHLTLLRLHHKAAAKRGDPGEHDAMQRAMKLIVNAGYGY